From Kiritimatiellia bacterium, a single genomic window includes:
- a CDS encoding porin — protein sequence MRRKVLNMAGAVAVGLAASGWAEMELTEALKISGFVDMSAVHKSTDSDDTTTAALDQWELSFLIDPAEGVSAQVDIDDQPSADQGGVEVEQAFVTGSPLEGLTLKAGKFLSALGYEGAEPTALYQYSYSATIIGYPGYANGVGAKFDAGFAKFYAALIDGAYSGDQDADSISPEFQIVVTPVEGLTLQAGYAVEEFDATTNEMGDAVAGYDKGIANFWAEYKTGGLTLAGEFNQLYDVQGAGSDGTGYLVMVNYDWGKLGLTLRHSAVDLDNGYENTEYTISPNLELAANLSAIFEVRFDEYEGGDTDDATTYAAELLFVF from the coding sequence ATGCGAAGAAAGGTATTGAACATGGCCGGTGCGGTTGCTGTGGGGCTTGCCGCATCGGGTTGGGCGGAAATGGAACTCACGGAAGCGCTGAAGATCAGCGGTTTCGTCGACATGTCGGCCGTTCACAAATCGACCGACTCGGACGATACGACAACAGCCGCTCTCGACCAATGGGAATTGTCGTTCCTGATCGATCCCGCGGAAGGGGTCTCTGCGCAAGTGGATATTGACGACCAGCCAAGCGCTGACCAGGGAGGCGTGGAGGTCGAACAGGCCTTCGTTACCGGTTCGCCTCTCGAAGGCCTCACGCTGAAAGCTGGTAAATTTCTGAGTGCGCTGGGATATGAGGGTGCGGAGCCGACGGCGCTCTATCAATATTCTTACTCAGCGACGATTATCGGCTACCCGGGATATGCGAACGGTGTAGGCGCCAAATTCGATGCGGGGTTCGCGAAATTCTATGCGGCCTTGATCGACGGCGCCTATAGCGGAGACCAGGACGCTGATTCCATCAGTCCGGAATTCCAGATCGTGGTCACACCGGTGGAAGGGTTGACTCTTCAGGCGGGTTACGCGGTCGAAGAGTTTGACGCGACGACCAACGAGATGGGGGATGCGGTCGCCGGCTATGACAAGGGAATCGCAAACTTCTGGGCAGAATACAAAACAGGCGGTTTGACCCTGGCCGGCGAATTCAACCAGCTCTATGACGTTCAAGGAGCCGGTTCCGACGGCACGGGCTACCTGGTGATGGTCAACTATGACTGGGGCAAGCTGGGGCTTACCCTTCGCCACAGCGCCGTGGATCTCGACAACGGTTACGAGAACACCGAGTACACTATCAGCCCGAATCTCGAGCTGGCTGCCAATTTGTCCGCCATTTTCGAGGTCCGTTTCGACGAGTATGAGGGCGGCGATACGGATGATGCAACGACGTACGCGGCGGAACTTCTTTTTGTGTTCTAA
- the urtA gene encoding urea ABC transporter substrate-binding protein codes for MKISTWFKALAAAAAVSIASAQAEEKIVKVGVLHSLSGTMAISETSLKDVLLMTFDEINEQGGVLGHKIVPVVVDPASNWPLFAEKAKQLLLQDKVAVVFGCWTSVSRKSVLPVFEQYNGLLFYPVQYEGEELSKNIFYTAEAVNQQAIPAVQYMLDEGKKKFYLLGSDYVYPRTTNKILKRFLRAKGIPQENIIEIYTPFGHTDYQTIVADIKKFAASGDACVINTLNGDTNVPFFKEFAAAGLTAETCPVVSFSISEDEFRSLPAKDLVGHLGCWTYFMSLDTPENKAFVERWNKWLQTTDAPGVVRENRVTCSPMNLSRIGVYLWKQAVEKAGTFDVDAVRQAMYGQRFKGPGGEVIMQENHHLINNVYIGETLPNGQFKVIASLGPVAGEPFSDKFLPPEP; via the coding sequence ATGAAAATATCGACATGGTTCAAGGCCCTGGCGGCGGCTGCTGCCGTTTCGATCGCCTCCGCCCAGGCCGAAGAGAAAATTGTCAAGGTCGGAGTTCTCCACTCGTTGAGCGGGACCATGGCCATCAGCGAAACGTCACTCAAGGACGTTTTGTTGATGACCTTTGACGAGATCAACGAGCAGGGGGGTGTCCTGGGCCATAAGATTGTGCCGGTCGTCGTTGATCCTGCCTCGAACTGGCCGCTCTTCGCGGAGAAGGCGAAGCAGTTGTTGCTGCAGGACAAGGTCGCGGTGGTCTTCGGCTGCTGGACATCGGTAAGCCGAAAGTCGGTCCTGCCCGTGTTCGAGCAGTATAATGGCCTTCTCTTCTATCCCGTGCAATATGAGGGGGAAGAGCTCTCGAAGAACATTTTCTACACGGCGGAAGCTGTCAACCAGCAGGCGATTCCCGCCGTGCAATACATGCTCGATGAGGGGAAGAAGAAATTCTATCTACTTGGTTCGGATTACGTTTATCCGCGGACGACGAACAAGATTCTCAAGCGGTTCCTCCGTGCCAAGGGCATTCCCCAGGAGAATATCATCGAGATCTATACGCCCTTCGGGCACACGGACTACCAGACGATTGTAGCGGATATCAAGAAATTCGCCGCCTCCGGCGACGCTTGCGTGATCAACACGCTTAACGGCGACACGAACGTTCCTTTCTTCAAGGAGTTTGCTGCCGCCGGCCTCACCGCCGAAACCTGCCCGGTTGTGTCGTTCAGCATCTCCGAGGATGAATTCCGAAGCCTTCCGGCCAAGGACCTTGTGGGCCACCTGGGGTGCTGGACCTACTTCATGTCTCTCGATACGCCGGAGAACAAGGCGTTTGTCGAGCGATGGAACAAGTGGCTTCAAACCACCGATGCACCGGGCGTTGTTCGCGAGAATCGCGTGACCTGCAGCCCAATGAACCTCTCGCGCATCGGCGTGTACCTGTGGAAGCAGGCCGTGGAAAAAGCCGGCACGTTTGACGTCGACGCCGTGCGGCAGGCGATGTATGGCCAGCGCTTCAAAGGACCTGGCGGCGAGGTGATCATGCAGGAGAATCATCACCTCATCAACAACGTCTACATCGGCGAGACATTGCCGAACGGACAATTCAAGGTGATTGCGTCGCTTGGGCCGGTGGCGGGGGAGCCGTTTAGCGACAAATTCCTGCCGCCAGAGCCCTAG
- the urtB gene encoding urea ABC transporter permease subunit UrtB → MRALIIPAIAWTLAAGVHAVAEQSPRIDLEARAKLEQAILAGTEQAVDAIPLTSDEFIARVLASWRVGDVWVWQPDGGETRVVLVENPASAVTGTTVIAVKTGEQIVDAEGRPILLRSADAKPADTTSRIRRAIKRYLDVVNLAHADWRIRRDAASKLGAEQKLEHLELLKSRLALESHRLVRRSVEEAVAMIELAHGDAATRQSAARRLGELRSQAARDRLVEISKNPADPAADEARKSVQDIDSHARMNLLIGTAFRGLSLASVLLIAALGLAVTFGLMGIINMAHGEMIMVGAYVSYVAQRQFAAMFGPNHPAFGWYVPFSVVAAFFTTAAVGLLIERGIIRFLYRRPLESLLATWGISLFLQQTFRSIFGAANVQVAAPAWLLGSFEWMDVIFSYTRLFVIAVALLTVLAVWFWLNRSPAGLFVRSTTQNRAMAECLGVRSDRVDMLTFAVGSGLAGIAGACLAQIGNVGPSLGQAHIIDCFMIVVLGGVGNLVGTILVSLGLGVADQIMQPFLGAVLGKIILLFAIIVFLQWKPAGLFPAKTRNLDS, encoded by the coding sequence ATGCGTGCGCTGATCATTCCCGCAATCGCGTGGACGCTCGCCGCCGGGGTCCATGCGGTAGCCGAGCAATCACCTCGGATTGATCTCGAGGCCCGGGCGAAACTTGAACAGGCGATTCTCGCCGGTACCGAGCAAGCCGTCGACGCCATCCCCCTGACCTCGGATGAATTCATCGCGCGTGTGCTCGCGTCGTGGCGAGTGGGAGATGTGTGGGTGTGGCAGCCGGACGGCGGAGAGACTCGCGTTGTGTTGGTTGAAAATCCGGCCTCCGCGGTGACGGGCACCACGGTGATTGCGGTGAAGACAGGCGAACAGATTGTCGATGCCGAGGGCCGTCCGATCCTGTTGCGGTCCGCGGATGCAAAACCGGCTGACACGACGTCCCGTATTCGCCGGGCCATCAAACGATATTTGGACGTTGTAAACCTCGCCCATGCGGATTGGCGAATTCGGCGCGACGCCGCCTCAAAGCTGGGCGCCGAGCAGAAACTGGAGCATTTGGAGCTCCTTAAATCACGGCTTGCTCTGGAGTCTCACCGGCTGGTGCGCCGTTCAGTCGAAGAGGCGGTCGCGATGATTGAACTCGCACACGGTGACGCCGCGACTAGGCAATCGGCCGCGCGACGTCTCGGGGAACTGCGCTCGCAAGCGGCGCGCGACCGCCTTGTCGAGATATCTAAGAATCCTGCCGATCCTGCCGCCGACGAGGCGCGGAAAAGCGTTCAGGACATCGATTCTCACGCCCGCATGAACCTTTTGATCGGAACCGCGTTTCGCGGCCTGAGCCTTGCCTCCGTTTTGTTGATCGCTGCGCTGGGGCTTGCCGTCACATTCGGACTCATGGGCATTATCAACATGGCGCACGGCGAGATGATCATGGTGGGCGCATACGTCAGTTATGTTGCCCAGCGGCAGTTCGCTGCAATGTTTGGCCCCAACCATCCCGCATTCGGCTGGTATGTGCCTTTCTCGGTTGTGGCCGCTTTTTTCACGACCGCAGCCGTGGGCCTCCTGATTGAGCGCGGCATCATTCGTTTTCTGTATCGCCGCCCGCTGGAGTCCCTGCTGGCCACGTGGGGCATCAGCCTCTTTCTCCAGCAAACATTTCGATCCATTTTCGGCGCGGCGAATGTGCAAGTGGCGGCCCCTGCCTGGCTGCTGGGAAGTTTCGAATGGATGGATGTCATTTTTTCGTATACGCGCCTGTTTGTCATTGCGGTCGCCCTACTGACCGTCCTCGCGGTCTGGTTCTGGCTGAACCGCAGCCCCGCTGGACTGTTTGTCCGGTCAACGACGCAAAATCGCGCGATGGCCGAATGCCTCGGGGTCCGGAGTGACCGCGTGGACATGCTGACCTTTGCGGTGGGTTCCGGCCTCGCGGGCATCGCTGGCGCATGCCTGGCCCAAATTGGCAACGTCGGACCCAGCCTCGGCCAGGCGCACATCATCGACTGCTTTATGATCGTCGTACTCGGCGGGGTCGGCAACCTGGTCGGCACGATTTTGGTGTCGCTCGGCCTCGGCGTCGCCGACCAGATTATGCAGCCGTTCCTCGGGGCGGTGCTTGGAAAAATCATTCTTCTCTTCGCCATTATCGTCTTTTTGCAGTGGAAACCGGCCGGCCTGTTTCCGGCCAAAACCCGAAATCTGGACAGCTAG
- the urtC gene encoding urea ABC transporter permease subunit UrtC translates to MRTDKRNIEWIVFALLTAIVAVVLPALNAWAPPDRWYHVSDFSLNLYGKYLTYAILAISVDLLWGYTGLLSLGQALFFALGGYAMGMYLLLMIGERGQYKSVLPDYMVFLGYTELPLHFRPFYNFWFALGAVFWVPAVVAAIFGFMAFRARIKGVQFSILTQALTYAAALMFFRNEFTFGGNNGFTDFKEILGYDINAPSTRRALYIATAITLAIVYASCRLLTQSRFGMIQQAIRDGENRLLFSGYPTDRFKLAIFVLAAVIAAVGGALYVPQVGIINPSEMTPDKSLEAVVWVAVGGRGTLYGPVAGAIAVNALKSYSTRSYPEYWLFILGGLFIVATLFIPRGLVGLPAQISSGWVRLKSRIGTVPHGIVALFRGRP, encoded by the coding sequence GTGCGCACTGATAAAAGAAACATTGAGTGGATCGTCTTCGCCCTGCTCACTGCGATCGTCGCCGTCGTACTGCCCGCGCTCAATGCGTGGGCTCCGCCCGATCGCTGGTATCACGTGAGTGATTTTTCCCTCAACTTGTACGGCAAGTACCTGACCTACGCGATCCTCGCGATATCCGTCGATCTGTTGTGGGGCTACACCGGGCTATTGAGTCTGGGCCAGGCGCTCTTTTTCGCGCTAGGTGGCTATGCGATGGGGATGTACCTGTTGCTGATGATCGGTGAGCGCGGCCAGTACAAGAGCGTACTGCCCGATTACATGGTGTTCCTGGGCTACACAGAACTTCCCTTGCATTTTCGCCCGTTTTACAACTTCTGGTTCGCTTTGGGAGCCGTGTTCTGGGTTCCGGCGGTGGTCGCGGCCATCTTCGGCTTCATGGCGTTCCGCGCTCGCATCAAGGGGGTCCAATTTTCAATCCTGACGCAGGCGCTCACCTACGCGGCCGCCCTGATGTTCTTCCGAAACGAATTCACATTCGGCGGCAACAACGGCTTTACTGATTTCAAGGAAATACTCGGCTACGACATCAACGCCCCGTCGACCCGGCGCGCGCTGTACATCGCCACCGCAATCACGCTTGCGATCGTGTATGCCTCCTGCCGCCTGCTCACCCAAAGCCGTTTCGGCATGATCCAGCAAGCAATCCGCGATGGCGAAAATCGGCTGCTGTTTTCCGGATATCCGACTGACCGCTTCAAACTGGCGATCTTCGTCCTTGCCGCGGTCATCGCCGCTGTCGGGGGCGCTCTCTACGTCCCGCAGGTTGGCATCATCAATCCCAGTGAGATGACGCCCGACAAGTCCCTCGAGGCCGTCGTCTGGGTTGCGGTCGGAGGCCGCGGGACCCTTTACGGCCCGGTCGCCGGCGCGATTGCCGTCAACGCGCTGAAAAGCTATTCGACCCGGAGCTATCCCGAATACTGGCTTTTCATTCTCGGAGGTCTCTTCATCGTCGCCACGCTCTTCATCCCCCGCGGCCTGGTGGGTCTGCCGGCTCAGATTTCGAGCGGGTGGGTGCGCCTGAAATCACGGATCGGGACTGTACCTCATGGAATCGTTGCTTTATTTAGAGGACGTCCATAA
- the urtD gene encoding urea ABC transporter ATP-binding protein UrtD — protein sequence MESLLYLEDVHKSFDGFKAIDGLSFALVPGELRVIIGPNGAGKSTLLDLITGRLKPDSGKILFREIDLTRLNEWQINRLGIGRKFQTPSVYGNHTVYENLLLSLPRRRNVSTALFARETREEKARIEEILEEIGLAEKRGVLAGSLAHGEKQWLEIGMLLVQSPELLLVDEPAAGMTDAETEKTAELLLRLEGRHTLVVIEHDMEFVRDLNRRITVLHQGAVLCEGNMDFIQQHEEVRRVYLGEESETAPSGAP from the coding sequence ATGGAATCGTTGCTTTATTTAGAGGACGTCCATAAGTCCTTTGATGGCTTCAAAGCCATTGACGGCCTGAGTTTCGCGCTCGTGCCGGGCGAATTGCGGGTGATCATTGGGCCAAATGGAGCGGGTAAATCCACGCTGCTGGACCTGATCACAGGCCGACTCAAGCCCGATTCTGGGAAAATTCTGTTCCGCGAGATCGATCTGACCCGGCTGAACGAATGGCAGATCAACCGCTTGGGCATTGGCCGAAAGTTCCAGACGCCATCGGTTTACGGCAACCACACAGTCTACGAAAACCTGCTGCTGTCGCTGCCGAGGCGCCGCAATGTGTCGACGGCCCTCTTCGCTCGCGAGACCCGTGAGGAAAAGGCGCGCATCGAGGAAATTCTCGAAGAGATCGGCCTGGCGGAAAAGCGGGGTGTTCTGGCGGGGTCATTGGCGCACGGCGAGAAACAATGGCTGGAGATCGGTATGTTGCTGGTTCAATCGCCGGAGCTGCTGCTGGTGGACGAGCCAGCCGCCGGCATGACCGATGCCGAAACGGAAAAGACCGCCGAACTGCTGCTGCGGCTCGAAGGGCGTCACACGCTTGTTGTCATCGAACACGATATGGAATTCGTGCGGGACCTCAACCGCCGGATCACGGTGCTGCACCAAGGCGCCGTCCTATGCGAAGGGAATATGGATTTCATTCAACAGCACGAGGAGGTCCGACGCGTCTACCTAGGCGAAGAGTCCGAAACCGCCCCGTCCGGCGCGCCGTAA
- the urtE gene encoding urea ABC transporter ATP-binding subunit UrtE, whose translation MFEIERLSFSYGGSRILWDIDLQIEPGAIVCLMGRNGVGKSTLLKNAVGLLEPSNGTVRIDGTPVNGRPPSWRARKGLAYVPQGREIFPHLTVEENLLLPLFAMKSRRSAAEALDEAMDIFPALRSLLRRKGGLLSGGQQQQLAIARALVTQPRILLLDEPTEGIQPSIVQEIGHTLQALKRRMSLAILLVEQCVPFARRVADSFVLMQKGRVVSRGPISGLTDELVSEYLNV comes from the coding sequence ATTTTCGAAATCGAACGCCTGTCATTTTCCTACGGAGGGTCCCGCATCCTATGGGACATTGATCTTCAGATCGAACCTGGGGCCATCGTCTGTCTGATGGGCCGGAACGGAGTGGGGAAATCGACGCTGCTCAAAAATGCAGTCGGCCTGCTGGAACCCTCGAATGGGACGGTCCGCATCGATGGCACACCCGTCAACGGCCGACCTCCCAGTTGGCGGGCCCGAAAGGGCTTGGCCTACGTACCGCAGGGACGGGAGATCTTCCCCCATCTGACCGTTGAGGAAAATTTGCTACTGCCCCTTTTCGCGATGAAATCCCGCCGCTCAGCCGCTGAGGCGCTGGACGAAGCCATGGATATATTTCCCGCGCTCCGCTCCCTCCTTCGCCGGAAGGGCGGCCTGCTGAGCGGCGGCCAACAACAGCAATTGGCGATCGCGCGCGCGCTGGTCACACAGCCTCGCATCCTGCTGCTCGACGAACCGACCGAGGGCATCCAGCCTTCGATCGTGCAAGAGATCGGCCACACCCTTCAGGCGCTCAAACGCCGCATGTCTCTGGCAATTCTCCTGGTGGAACAGTGCGTTCCGTTTGCGCGCCGGGTTGCCGATTCGTTCGTCCTGATGCAAAAAGGGCGGGTGGTCTCTCGCGGGCCTATCAGCGGATTGACGGACGAGCTGGTGAGCGAATATTTGAATGTGTAA
- a CDS encoding periplasmic heavy metal sensor, whose product MRKNTLTWSALLVGAVTGLATAEPMDRPWRPDPEERGPRWERILEDDEALRAAGLTDAQVAAIRERAAESEKTLIRLRSEVQLAEAEIRRLMRTERPDRDAIMKAVEAAGAARTALRKAMVEEQLAVREILGPEGFRKLRKQFAKPGREGEHRPHPGPRAERKRDDIGD is encoded by the coding sequence ATGAGAAAGAACACCTTGACATGGAGCGCCCTCCTTGTGGGGGCAGTAACTGGGTTAGCGACGGCTGAACCCATGGATCGGCCCTGGCGGCCGGATCCGGAGGAACGCGGCCCCCGATGGGAACGCATTCTCGAAGACGATGAGGCGCTGCGGGCCGCTGGGCTGACGGACGCCCAGGTGGCAGCCATTCGGGAGCGCGCCGCGGAAAGCGAGAAAACCCTCATCCGCCTGCGCTCCGAGGTTCAGCTCGCAGAGGCGGAAATTCGGCGCCTGATGAGAACCGAACGACCGGATCGGGACGCCATCATGAAAGCCGTCGAGGCTGCCGGCGCCGCCCGTACCGCGCTGCGTAAGGCGATGGTGGAAGAACAACTGGCCGTTCGCGAAATCCTCGGTCCGGAGGGATTCCGAAAACTGAGGAAACAATTCGCTAAGCCTGGGCGCGAAGGCGAGCACCGACCTCACCCGGGACCGCGGGCTGAGCGTAAGCGCGACGATATTGGCGACTAG
- a CDS encoding endonuclease III: MTRQERARIVAQRLDEFFPNVEPPLPHVDPFRLLVAVILSAQCTDKRVNEVAPRLFAIADTPERMAALPLATIRRVIRPCGLAPSKSRAIRNSARLILERHGGRVPRTFEELEELPGVGHKTASVVMSQAFGVPAFPVDTHIHRLARRWRLTRGRNVAETERDLKALFPPEEWHKRHLQIIFYGRAYCTARGCDGSRCPICADLNRKR, translated from the coding sequence ATGACGCGACAAGAACGAGCGAGGATTGTGGCTCAACGCCTTGATGAATTTTTCCCGAATGTGGAGCCTCCGCTTCCGCACGTCGACCCCTTTCGGCTTCTGGTCGCGGTAATTCTGTCCGCCCAATGCACGGACAAGCGGGTGAACGAGGTAGCTCCCCGACTCTTCGCCATTGCGGACACGCCCGAGCGGATGGCGGCGCTTCCGCTGGCGACCATCCGGCGCGTAATCCGGCCCTGCGGCCTCGCGCCCTCAAAATCGCGGGCCATTCGGAATTCCGCCAGGCTGATCTTGGAGCGGCATGGCGGCCGCGTGCCACGGACCTTTGAGGAGCTCGAAGAGCTGCCCGGCGTCGGACACAAGACAGCCTCTGTCGTTATGTCCCAGGCATTCGGCGTACCGGCTTTCCCGGTGGACACGCACATCCACAGGCTTGCCCGTCGCTGGAGATTGACCCGCGGCCGGAATGTCGCCGAAACAGAGCGCGACCTAAAGGCCCTATTCCCACCAGAGGAGTGGCACAAGCGCCACCTCCAAATTATCTTTTATGGCAGAGCCTATTGCACGGCGCGCGGATGCGACGGGTCCCGTTGCCCGATCTGCGCGGATCTGAACCGAAAGCGATGA